In Takifugu flavidus isolate HTHZ2018 chromosome 1, ASM371156v2, whole genome shotgun sequence, the DNA window GTTGCGGAGCCTTTATCAGCTTTGTTATCTTATCACTCTAAAATCAAGACTCGTTTTATTTTCACCCACCTGAAGACCAAAGACTCCCCCTGATAAAAGGGAAACGAGTCATAAATGTTCTTTTACGCACAGTTCTGGCCGCGCGTGCACTTGTTGCTTCCGGATCGCGGACTGGGATCAGACCTGTCCCTGTTGCCCTCACCTGTTCTTGGCGGCCGCTGCTCGGTCTCTCTGTCTACGGTTCTTGAACCAGTTGCCAACTTGCGTGGGCGTGAGTCCGGTCGCGTGCGCCAGCTCCCGCTTCTTCCCGGGGTTCGGGTAGGGGTCCTGCAGGTACCACTCCCGGAGCAGCCCGCGGGTGCGCTCCTTGAAGCAGTGCGTCTTCTGCTCCCCGTCCCAGATGGTCTTCGGTAACGGGAACTTCTTCCTCACGCGGTACTTGTCCACGGGTCCGAGCGGCCGCCCCCGCAGCTTCTCCGCCTCCCGGTAATGAGCCTCCAGCCACATCGCCTGCAGTTTGCCGTGTGACGCGCGCGTAAAGCGGCGCGTCTCCAGGATGTGGTAGAGCTCTCGGAAGCTGCCCGTGTGGAAGGCCACCACGGCGCGCGCGCGCTGCACGGACTCCTGCTCAGAGATGGAGTCGCGGCCGTCCCCGGTCACCGGGAGGGACCAGAGGAAGCGGGCCAGCCGCTCGACGTCCCCGGTCTCCTCCAGGGTCTCACACACGCTGGCGATCTGCGTGGCGGAGAAGCACAGTCCGGGCAGAGCCAGGGGGGGACCAACCGACTTAAGGTCCTCGGGGG includes these proteins:
- the six3b gene encoding homeobox protein SIX3b — encoded protein: MVFRSPLDFFSASRVLLPHLAEGAPVGGRSQSPEDLKSVGPPLALPGLCFSATQIASVCETLEETGDVERLARFLWSLPVTGDGRDSISEQESVQRARAVVAFHTGSFRELYHILETRRFTRASHGKLQAMWLEAHYREAEKLRGRPLGPVDKYRVRKKFPLPKTIWDGEQKTHCFKERTRGLLREWYLQDPYPNPGKKRELAHATGLTPTQVGNWFKNRRQRDRAAAAKNRLQLHRMCSDRGRPFSPARAGGRADGETLLSVTDSDSDLDV